The uncultured Treponema sp. genomic interval CAAGTAAATTTGGCGTAAAAATTGAAATTTCATAGTTTTATCATTTTCGTGCTGGAGAGTCTCTTGGTATGCTTACACTTTTGTCATTGTCGGATTTGACCCGATAATCTCATGCACATAGCTGATTCCCTTGTCAAGCAAGGGAATGACGATATGGGAATACTGTTATCATTGTGGGTGATGCGGTACAAAACTGCGATATGTGATACAATTGTGGCGAGTTGCTCAAATCTTCAAAATCAAAGAAGGCAAAAAAATGTCAGTAGGAAAAATTTTTCAAAAAACATTCATCTGGTGCAAAAAGGAAATCGTCTTTTGCGTCACGTTTTTATTCGCGCTCATTTCAACGTTTTTTGTAAAGCCGGACGCAAAATATATTTCGTACATCGACTTCGGAACGCTTCTGACGCTTTTCTCGCTCATGGCGGTCGTTTCAGGCTGGAGGCGGACAGGGCTTTTCGCCACGCTTGGAAACATCGTCTGCCGCAAAATTCACGGTCAGCGAGGACTTTGCCTTACGCTTGTTATGCTCTGCTTTTTTACAAGCATGGTTATCACAAACGACGTCGCGCTCCTTACGTTTGTTCCGTTCGCGGTCGTCCTGCTTTCAAAAACGAGCGGTTTTCTTCCATTATATACAGTTGTTCTTCAGACTCTTGCGGCGAACCTCGGAAGCATGATTACGCCAATCGGAAATCCGCAGAACATTTTTCTGTTCTCAAAAATGCAGCTCGGCACAGTCCAGTTTATGAAAATCCTTTTTCCGTACACATTGCTTTCCCTTGCGCTTCTGATTCTTTCAGCTCTGATAATAAAAAACGAAAAAGTCCAGATTGAACAGCAGGAAAACGAAACCAGCAAATCAGGCTGCAAAGGAAAAAACATTTTATACACGGCGCTTTTTGCCTTGTGCCTTCTTTCGGTCGTGAATGTGATTCCAAAATGGGCGGCGGCAGTTCTTGTCGCGCTTTGCGTTCTTTTTTCCGACCGGAAGATTTTTTGCAATATAGATTTTATGCTTCTTCTGACATTCACGGCGTTTTTCATTTTCACAGGAAACATCGCACGGCTTGAAAGCGTGGACAGTTTTCTAAAGCGGATAACAGGAGGAAATGAATTTGCCGTAAGCCTTGCGTTCAGCCAGGTGATAAGCAATGTTCCCGCAACGCTTTTGCTGCATCCGTTCGCGCAGGACACAAAGGAGCTTCTGCTTGGCGTGGACATCGGCGGACTTGGAACACCGGTTGCATCCCTTGCAAGCCTCATAAGCCTGAAGCTCTACACGCAGGAAAAAGGCGGAACCGCAAAATTCCTTGCAGTCTTTACACTGATGAACATAATTTTTCTTGCCACCCTGTGTGCAATGAAGGTGTTTTTGCAGGGCTGATTGAAAGAAAAAAAGTGCCAAGCGGGAAAAGAATTTTAGCCTGCGCTTAGAGAATCTATAACGAAAATCTCACATAACTGTTTGACGTAAGCGTTTTTCTGTAGTATATTGAAATAAAGGAAATGCCCGATTTCCGTCGGTCGTCTCCACTAGTTTGGTACAAAGCCGTCCTAGCTTCGAAAACTTATGGGCGGCTTTACTTTTTAACTCTTCTTATTTTTAAGGTAAGAAAGGGTTGCGATAACTGCACTTGCAACAGCAGCGATGCAATTGACAATTGCCACTACTGCCAAAACAAGTTCTAAAGTCATACGCAAGTCCTCCCGGCTTTCAAGATTCCAGCAAGCTGGTTTGAGTTCGGGAGACGCCGCCTTAGAAATCAGGCACTTCCAATAAAACTATTATAGTACATTTTATTACTACTGTATATATGTAAAGTTTGAAAATACTGTCAGTTTTAGTAATAGCCGTGCGTAATCTACGATGTTTCTGAAAGAAACTCAATCAGCAATCTTTTTTCTATAAAAATCCTCAAAATTTCCCACTTTTTTCTTCATTTACCGTGATATTTTTCCCTCTGTGCGTTATAATAGAAAGAATAACAATTTATTCTATATTTTATGGAGAAAGCGATGAAAATTAACCACAAACCTCTTACCCCCCCCATGTAATTTTTGCACTATTTTTAACTTTTTCGCTGCTCACCGGCTGCATGACCGGAGATGACAGCAAACCGGCAGAATACAAGCTCTCGTTCAGTGCAAACGGCGGAACAGGCGAGATGGAGAGCATAACAAAAGAGGAGAACGAGAAAATAAATCTTCCTGCCGTAAAATTCTCCAGAACAGGCTTTGAGTTCTTGAACTGGAACACTGAGGCAGACGGAAGCGGCACAACATACGCAGACGGTGCGGAATTCTCATTCACCGCGGATGCAACACTCCATGCGCAGTGGAAAGAAATCAAAACGACACCTTCAAATCCGGAAACTCCCGAAAATCCGACCCAACCTGAGCAGCCACAAAATCCCGAAACTCCTTCAACGCCAAAAACAACTTACACCGTAACTTTTGACGCGAACGGCGGAAGCGGTACAATCGCAAATATTTCCGTGGAAGAAGGAAGCGAAATCACACTTCCGGAAAACACATTCACAAAAAACAGCTACATCTTTGCAGGTTGGGCGACATCTGCCGACGGAGACGTTTCATACTCCGACAAGACAAAAATCACCGTAACCGGCAACACTACACTTTACGCAAAATGGACTGCAATCACTTACACAATCACCTACGAACCAAACGGCGGAAAAAACGCGGACGGAAATCCTTCAAGCTATACTTCCGAAACCGAGACAATAACGCTCCTTGCTCCGTCAAGAGAATATTTTGATTTTGGCGGCTGGTACACAGACAGCGAATTCTCGGATTCAAGCAGAAAAACCGAAATCGTAAAAGGCTCGACTGGCGACATTATCTTGTATGCAAAGTGGACGGTTTCGGCGGAAAATGCAGTCAACGCAATAAACAGACTTCCTGCCGGCGAGCACAAGATTTCGGTTACAGGCGAAATGACAAAAGACAATCTGAAAGGCGTAATAGAGGCAATCAAAGGCAATTTAAACGGTGCAAAAGTCTATCTTGACCTTGGCGGAATAACAATAGATTTTTATGATTGGATAAAATGTTCATTTGCGGACTGTGAGAATCTTACCGGCATAGTGATTCCGTCAATCGAACCGCCGGATACCGAATATCAATATGAATTGCTTGTAGCAGATGTGTTCAAAGATTGCAAGAACCTTAAAACCGTCATCATTTTAAACAGTTCAGATTATAAGATAGGATACACTGCATTTAAAGACTGCTCATCTCTTGAATACGTAGAGATTCCTGCAAGTATCATTTCTATAAAAAGCGACGCGTTTGACGGCTGCACGGCTCTTGAGACAATCACATATAAAGGTACAGTCGAGCAATGGAAGCAGGTCAAAACTGATTATAAGGATTCAAAATACAAACTCATGTCCTTGAATGTCCAGTGCGAAAACGGCACGTCAAGCGGTTCTGATTTAACTCTATAAATATATAGAAGAATAAGAAAAAATTGCAGCTCATTTGGACGTAGACTCAATAATCCGTAT includes:
- a CDS encoding SLC13 family permease — its product is MSVGKIFQKTFIWCKKEIVFCVTFLFALISTFFVKPDAKYISYIDFGTLLTLFSLMAVVSGWRRTGLFATLGNIVCRKIHGQRGLCLTLVMLCFFTSMVITNDVALLTFVPFAVVLLSKTSGFLPLYTVVLQTLAANLGSMITPIGNPQNIFLFSKMQLGTVQFMKILFPYTLLSLALLILSALIIKNEKVQIEQQENETSKSGCKGKNILYTALFALCLLSVVNVIPKWAAAVLVALCVLFSDRKIFCNIDFMLLLTFTAFFIFTGNIARLESVDSFLKRITGGNEFAVSLAFSQVISNVPATLLLHPFAQDTKELLLGVDIGGLGTPVASLASLISLKLYTQEKGGTAKFLAVFTLMNIIFLATLCAMKVFLQG
- a CDS encoding InlB B-repeat-containing protein, whose protein sequence is MTGDDSKPAEYKLSFSANGGTGEMESITKEENEKINLPAVKFSRTGFEFLNWNTEADGSGTTYADGAEFSFTADATLHAQWKEIKTTPSNPETPENPTQPEQPQNPETPSTPKTTYTVTFDANGGSGTIANISVEEGSEITLPENTFTKNSYIFAGWATSADGDVSYSDKTKITVTGNTTLYAKWTAITYTITYEPNGGKNADGNPSSYTSETETITLLAPSREYFDFGGWYTDSEFSDSSRKTEIVKGSTGDIILYAKWTVSAENAVNAINRLPAGEHKISVTGEMTKDNLKGVIEAIKGNLNGAKVYLDLGGITIDFYDWIKCSFADCENLTGIVIPSIEPPDTEYQYELLVADVFKDCKNLKTVIILNSSDYKIGYTAFKDCSSLEYVEIPASIISIKSDAFDGCTALETITYKGTVEQWKQVKTDYKDSKYKLMSLNVQCENGTSSGSDLTL